In one window of uncultured Draconibacterium sp. DNA:
- a CDS encoding TIGR02757 family protein, protein MEKIADLKDFLDEKVEKYNQPVFIETDPIQVPKQFAEKENIEIAGFLAATIAWGNRAAIIKNALRLMEMLDNQPHDFVLNASEKELDRLRKFVHRTFNGEDCIYFIRSLRNIYTNHGGLQTIFEYGFKNERSVKSALAHFYSVFFETEGERTRKHISNVTKGASAKRLNMYLRWMCRNDKLGVDFGLWNGIPTSALMLPLDVHTGNVGRKLGLLKRKSNDWKAVEEITATLCEFDPNDPIKYDFALFGLGVFEKF, encoded by the coding sequence ATGGAAAAAATAGCTGATTTAAAAGATTTCCTCGACGAAAAAGTTGAAAAGTACAATCAACCCGTATTTATTGAAACCGACCCGATACAGGTTCCCAAACAATTTGCCGAAAAAGAAAATATTGAGATTGCCGGTTTTCTGGCGGCAACCATAGCCTGGGGAAACCGTGCTGCCATCATAAAAAATGCCTTGCGTTTGATGGAAATGCTCGATAATCAGCCACACGACTTTGTTTTAAATGCTTCAGAAAAGGAACTCGATCGGTTGAGAAAGTTTGTACATCGTACATTTAACGGAGAGGATTGTATTTATTTTATTCGCTCGCTACGAAATATTTACACAAATCATGGTGGTTTACAAACCATTTTTGAATACGGGTTTAAAAATGAGCGTTCTGTAAAATCAGCTTTAGCGCATTTCTACTCGGTGTTTTTCGAGACAGAAGGAGAACGAACACGCAAACATATTTCGAATGTGACGAAAGGAGCTTCTGCAAAACGCCTGAACATGTATTTGCGGTGGATGTGCAGAAATGATAAATTGGGAGTTGATTTTGGCTTATGGAACGGAATTCCAACATCAGCATTAATGTTGCCACTTGATGTGCACACCGGAAATGTGGGACGAAAATTGGGACTGCTGAAACGCAAATCAAATGACTGGAAAGCGGTGGAAGAAATTACCGCCACTTTATGCGAATTCGATCCGAATGATCCGATTAAATATGATTTTGCACTCTTTGGATTGGGGGTTTTCGAAAAATTCTAA
- a CDS encoding ABC transporter ATP-binding protein, translating into MSLIRAENITKSFGALEVLKGIDLDIPKGKLYSIVGASGAGKTTLLQILGTLSKPDSGELFFNDTKISDLSDNKLADFRNREIGFVFQFHHLLPEFTALENVCIPAFIAKTPKAKAEARAKELIDYLGLADRMGHKPSELSGGEKQRVAMARALINSPSVVMADEPSGNLDSTNRDELHDLLFKLRDDMGQTFIIVTHDDHFAEQSDRIIHIKDGIIEKA; encoded by the coding sequence ATGTCGTTGATAAGAGCTGAAAACATAACAAAATCATTCGGAGCACTTGAGGTGTTAAAAGGAATTGACCTGGATATTCCAAAAGGAAAATTGTATTCAATTGTTGGAGCCAGCGGGGCAGGAAAAACCACGTTACTGCAAATTCTCGGAACGTTAAGTAAGCCTGATAGCGGAGAACTTTTTTTTAACGACACGAAAATTTCTGATCTCAGCGATAATAAGCTGGCTGACTTCCGTAACCGCGAAATTGGTTTTGTATTTCAGTTTCACCATTTACTGCCCGAATTTACGGCGCTTGAGAATGTTTGTATTCCGGCTTTTATTGCAAAAACTCCAAAAGCAAAAGCTGAAGCGCGTGCAAAAGAATTGATTGATTATTTGGGGCTGGCCGATCGCATGGGACATAAACCATCGGAATTATCGGGTGGCGAAAAACAACGTGTGGCAATGGCACGTGCACTGATAAACAGTCCATCAGTAGTGATGGCCGACGAACCTTCGGGAAACCTCGACTCAACCAACCGCGACGAATTGCACGACCTGCTTTTTAAATTACGCGACGACATGGGACAAACGTTTATTATTGTTACGCACGATGATCATTTTGCCGAACAGTCAGACCGGATCATCCACATCAAAGACGGAATTATAGAAAAAGCCTGA
- a CDS encoding calcium/sodium antiporter: protein MIILFILALLACFVLLARVVDLFFISSLDQISKDLRLSNDAAGATLMAVGSSAPELFVALFAVIKPGEHQAIGIGSIVGSAIFNLLVIVGAAAYVKKTKLTWQPLVRDLFFYSLSVALLVLFIWDGRLTLNETLIFLGIYVLYVMAVIYWRKWLPYKDMEATELEDTHGEHSKISKPVDQLLRFIFPNEKHYYRVFILSIVLIAALSYVLVEVAVASAHILNIPEAIIALTVLAVGTSIPDLFSSVIVARQGRGDMAVSNAIGSNIFDILVGLGLPFLLVMIFSGGVIESGGDIFSSTLILSGSVLLLILLLLFMKWKVGKLTGVVLVGAYVLYVLNEILKLYGLGLIF from the coding sequence ATGATTATACTTTTCATATTGGCGCTGCTGGCTTGTTTTGTTTTACTTGCCCGTGTTGTCGATTTGTTTTTCATATCATCTCTTGATCAAATTTCGAAAGACCTGCGTTTATCGAACGATGCCGCCGGAGCTACACTTATGGCCGTGGGCTCGAGTGCCCCGGAGCTGTTCGTGGCTTTGTTTGCTGTTATAAAACCCGGCGAACACCAGGCAATCGGTATCGGGAGTATTGTGGGTAGTGCCATTTTCAACCTACTGGTAATTGTTGGTGCAGCAGCCTATGTGAAAAAGACAAAGCTCACCTGGCAACCTTTGGTGCGCGATTTGTTTTTTTATTCACTATCGGTAGCATTATTGGTACTTTTTATTTGGGACGGTCGTTTAACGTTAAATGAAACACTAATCTTTTTAGGCATTTATGTTTTATATGTTATGGCGGTCATTTACTGGAGAAAGTGGCTGCCCTACAAAGATATGGAAGCCACAGAACTGGAAGATACGCATGGCGAGCATAGTAAGATAAGTAAACCTGTCGATCAGCTTTTGCGTTTTATTTTCCCGAATGAAAAACATTACTATCGCGTTTTTATTCTTTCAATTGTTTTAATTGCCGCCCTGAGTTACGTTTTGGTAGAAGTTGCAGTCGCTTCGGCGCATATTCTTAACATCCCTGAAGCAATTATTGCATTAACGGTACTCGCTGTCGGAACCTCAATTCCAGATTTGTTTTCATCGGTTATTGTGGCTCGTCAAGGAAGGGGTGATATGGCGGTTAGTAACGCTATCGGATCAAATATTTTTGATATTCTGGTAGGTCTTGGGTTGCCATTTCTGCTTGTCATGATTTTTTCGGGTGGTGTTATTGAGTCCGGAGGTGATATATTTAGTTCAACCTTAATTTTATCGGGATCAGTCCTCTTGTTGATTCTTCTTTTATTATTCATGAAATGGAAAGTAGGAAAGTTAACAGGAGTTGTGTTAGTAGGAGCTTACGTATTATATGTGCTTAATGAAATACTAAAACTTTACGGATTAGGTTTAATCTTTTAA
- a CDS encoding twin-arginine translocase TatA/TatE family subunit: MQYLLFISGGEIVLVMLLALLFFGSKAIPDIAKTLGKGMREFKKATNEIKRELDNHTSDIKKDIDEVSSTVKKETTDIQKGITDKLKD, encoded by the coding sequence ATGCAGTATTTATTATTTATAAGTGGTGGCGAGATAGTTTTAGTGATGCTGTTGGCATTGTTGTTTTTCGGGTCGAAAGCGATACCCGATATTGCCAAAACACTGGGGAAGGGAATGCGTGAGTTTAAAAAAGCCACAAACGAAATTAAACGCGAACTCGATAACCATACTTCTGACATTAAAAAGGACATTGACGAGGTTTCTTCAACCGTAAAAAAGGAAACTACTGATATTCAAAAAGGTATTACGGACAAGTTGAAGGACTAA
- the secDF gene encoding protein translocase subunit SecDF, with amino-acid sequence MQNKGAILTFAILLAAVCFYQLSFTWVSNKVKDDAIEYAQGDEMKEFQYLDSMKSEVVYNFLGLKKFTYKDVQELEINLGLDLKGGMNVTLQVEVQDIIRAMSNYSDDETFNAALALATKNQQNSTKDYVTLFGEAFEEIDPNAKLASVFNTLELREQVNFNTSNADVLKIIDEQTSAAIANAFNIIRTRIDRFGVAQPNIQNLQTKGRILVELPGVKDQNRVRSLLQGTANLEFWETYENQEVYQYMAQANERIKEMQVLESEKSVDETDVDETEAEATADDTAENSLLSELEAGAADDTTATPDNLAAYEEQFPLFALLNPSADQQTGQLYPGPIVGMAHSKDTAQINTYLHNPQIRSIFPRDMRFAWTAKSMDEAGNYYRLIALKVTTRDGKAPLDGGVITDARQDFDQFGSNPEVAMQMNAEGAKVWQRMTKENVNKSIAIVLDGYVRSFPNVTGEIAGGRSSISGLESIEEAQDLANVLKSGKMPAPARIIQEDIVGPSLGQKAINSGLLSFVIAFALVLVYMLFFYSKNAGLVANIALVANMFFIFGILASMGSVLTLPGIAGIVLTIGMSVDANVLIYERIQEEMRAGKGVKLAITDGYKNAYSAIIDGQVTTLLTGVVLFLFGSGPIKGFATTLIIGILTSLFSAIFLTRLIFEWQLKKGGRILFASTATEGWLRNMKIKFLEKRKMFYVISGVFILISIGSFFVRGLDYGIDFKGGRSYIVEFQKDVEVGEVRAALADVFGAAPEVKTSGEDIKITTDYRIEDRSEDVDNEVEALLMQGLQDADLIDKSVTLEEFTQDYQQSSQKVGPTISDDIRNDAAIAIGFSLIIIFLYILVRFRDWQYGLGAIAALAHDSLIVLGIFSLFSGVLPFALEIDQAFIAAILTVLGYSINDTVVVFDRIREYLGLHPKRDREENVDAALNSTLRRTFSTSLSTFVVLLAIFLFGGATIRGFTFALLVGVVVGTYSSLFIATPIAHDTRNRVAKVVAKRKK; translated from the coding sequence ATGCAAAACAAAGGTGCAATTTTAACATTTGCAATTCTGTTGGCAGCGGTATGTTTTTACCAATTATCGTTTACCTGGGTATCGAACAAGGTAAAAGATGATGCCATTGAATATGCACAAGGTGATGAAATGAAAGAGTTTCAATACCTTGATTCAATGAAAAGTGAAGTGGTTTACAACTTCCTTGGATTGAAAAAATTTACTTACAAAGATGTTCAGGAACTGGAAATAAACCTGGGTCTTGACCTTAAAGGTGGTATGAACGTAACACTTCAGGTTGAAGTGCAGGATATCATCCGTGCGATGTCGAATTACAGTGATGATGAAACATTTAATGCGGCATTGGCATTGGCAACAAAGAACCAGCAAAACAGTACAAAAGATTACGTAACGCTGTTTGGCGAGGCTTTCGAAGAAATTGATCCAAACGCGAAATTAGCTTCTGTTTTCAATACTTTGGAACTTCGCGAGCAGGTAAACTTTAACACCAGTAACGCTGATGTATTAAAAATTATCGATGAGCAAACTTCTGCTGCAATCGCTAATGCTTTTAATATCATTCGTACTCGTATCGACCGTTTTGGTGTAGCACAGCCAAATATTCAGAACCTGCAAACAAAAGGTAGAATTTTGGTTGAATTGCCGGGTGTTAAAGATCAGAACCGTGTTCGTAGCCTGTTACAGGGAACCGCAAACCTTGAGTTCTGGGAAACTTACGAGAACCAGGAGGTATACCAATATATGGCTCAGGCCAACGAGCGCATTAAAGAAATGCAAGTGCTTGAATCGGAAAAAAGTGTTGATGAAACTGACGTTGATGAAACTGAGGCCGAAGCTACTGCTGACGACACTGCAGAGAATTCATTACTTTCGGAACTGGAAGCCGGTGCAGCCGATGATACAACAGCAACACCTGATAATTTAGCTGCTTACGAAGAACAATTTCCTCTGTTTGCTCTTTTGAATCCTAGTGCAGATCAACAAACCGGTCAGCTATACCCTGGCCCGATTGTAGGAATGGCACATTCAAAAGATACAGCACAGATTAATACTTACCTGCATAATCCACAAATCAGAAGCATATTCCCGCGCGATATGAGATTTGCCTGGACAGCAAAATCGATGGATGAAGCTGGTAATTATTACCGCTTAATTGCATTAAAAGTTACTACCCGCGACGGAAAAGCACCTCTTGACGGTGGTGTAATTACCGATGCTCGTCAGGACTTCGACCAATTTGGTTCAAATCCTGAAGTAGCTATGCAAATGAATGCTGAAGGTGCAAAGGTTTGGCAACGTATGACAAAAGAGAACGTTAATAAATCAATTGCAATTGTTTTAGATGGTTATGTTCGTTCATTCCCAAATGTAACTGGAGAGATTGCAGGTGGTCGCTCAAGCATTAGCGGATTGGAAAGTATTGAAGAGGCGCAAGACCTTGCAAACGTATTGAAGTCGGGAAAAATGCCGGCTCCTGCACGTATTATTCAGGAAGATATTGTTGGTCCGTCACTAGGGCAAAAAGCAATTAACAGTGGTTTACTTTCATTCGTAATCGCTTTTGCGCTGGTATTGGTTTACATGTTGTTCTTCTATAGTAAAAATGCAGGTTTGGTTGCCAACATTGCGCTGGTTGCCAACATGTTCTTTATTTTTGGTATTCTAGCTTCGATGGGATCAGTTCTAACATTACCTGGTATAGCGGGTATTGTACTTACTATTGGTATGTCGGTTGATGCCAACGTACTGATTTACGAACGTATTCAGGAAGAAATGCGCGCCGGTAAAGGTGTTAAACTGGCTATTACCGATGGTTATAAAAACGCTTATTCTGCCATTATTGACGGTCAGGTTACTACCTTATTAACCGGTGTTGTACTTTTCTTGTTTGGTTCAGGTCCGATCAAAGGTTTTGCTACAACGCTGATCATTGGTATTCTTACCTCACTGTTCTCAGCAATTTTCTTAACCCGTTTGATTTTCGAATGGCAGTTGAAAAAAGGTGGTCGTATCTTGTTTGCGTCTACTGCTACCGAAGGTTGGTTGCGTAATATGAAAATTAAATTCCTTGAGAAAAGAAAAATGTTCTATGTGATTTCAGGTGTATTCATTCTGATCTCAATCGGCTCTTTCTTTGTTCGTGGGTTGGATTACGGTATCGATTTTAAAGGGGGTCGCTCGTACATCGTAGAATTCCAGAAAGATGTTGAAGTTGGTGAAGTTCGTGCAGCGTTGGCCGATGTTTTCGGTGCCGCACCTGAAGTAAAAACTTCGGGAGAGGACATTAAAATTACTACCGACTATAGAATTGAAGACCGCAGTGAAGATGTTGATAATGAAGTTGAGGCTTTATTGATGCAAGGTTTGCAGGATGCCGACCTGATCGACAAATCAGTAACACTTGAAGAGTTTACACAGGATTATCAACAGAGTTCACAAAAAGTTGGTCCTACTATCTCGGATGATATCCGTAATGATGCAGCTATTGCAATTGGCTTCTCGCTGATCATTATTTTCCTTTACATCCTTGTTCGTTTCCGCGACTGGCAATATGGTTTGGGAGCTATTGCTGCCTTGGCACACGACTCGTTAATCGTTTTGGGTATCTTCTCATTGTTTTCAGGAGTATTACCATTTGCTCTTGAGATTGACCAGGCGTTTATTGCGGCTATTCTAACGGTGCTGGGTTACTCAATTAACGATACCGTGGTTGTATTCGACCGTATTCGTGAGTACCTGGGATTGCACCCAAAACGCGACCGTGAAGAGAATGTTGATGCTGCATTGAACAGTACACTTCGTCGTACATTCAGTACATCACTGTCAACTTTCGTGGTATTGTTAGCTATCTTTTTATTCGGTGGAGCTACCATCCGCGGCTTTACGTTTGCCTTGTTGGTAGGAGTAGTTGTGGGTACTTACTCATCGCTTTTCATTGCAACGCCAATTGCACACGACACTCGTAACCGTGTTGCCAAAGTAGTTGCAAAACGTAAAAAATAG
- a CDS encoding gamma-glutamylcyclotransferase family protein: MINVFVYGSLLFPEIADGLCEQKLKWENATLIGYSRFALKGADYPAIIKKNNSTVEGKILLNLDQNAIDLLTYYEGDEYEIVPVKVETSSGSINAVAFVWIAGNEFFEDFDWNKEQFESESLEIYRDEIVPATRDEFYSRN, from the coding sequence ATGATCAATGTATTTGTATATGGTTCGCTGCTATTTCCTGAAATTGCTGACGGTTTGTGCGAGCAAAAGTTAAAATGGGAAAATGCAACTTTAATCGGCTACTCACGCTTTGCGCTAAAAGGGGCAGATTACCCGGCAATTATTAAAAAAAATAACTCCACAGTAGAAGGGAAAATACTACTTAACCTCGACCAGAATGCGATTGACCTGCTGACTTATTACGAAGGTGATGAATATGAGATTGTGCCGGTTAAAGTTGAAACCAGTTCAGGAAGTATTAATGCAGTTGCTTTTGTTTGGATTGCCGGAAATGAATTCTTCGAAGACTTTGACTGGAACAAAGAACAATTTGAATCGGAATCTTTGGAAATATACCGCGATGAGATTGTTCCGGCAACACGAGATGAATTTTACAGCAGAAATTAG
- a CDS encoding SMP-30/gluconolactonase/LRE family protein, whose product MAQNKTGIFDNHTDIGACNHQGFASFNPSDQTYTIGGSGFNMWFGDDQFHYLWTTLQGDFILRAEVKLLGDGVDPHRKVGWMVRNNLDSNSPHANATVHGDGLTSLQYRKTTGADTEEVKSEDQAPDVIQLERKGSTYIMSTAKFGEPFKVVQLDNLPLDNEVYVGIYVCAHNADVMESAVYRNVRIIRPEKEDYVPYQDYIGSNLELLDIESGLRKVIHYSAHSIQAPNWTPDNKNLIYNSKGHLFTYKLANGEINPLNTGFATNNNNDHVLTFDGSLLGISHHSADNEGNSTIYYLPAKGDSTPVRVTKTGLGASYFHGWSPDNKTMIFTGERNGQFDIYSVDVATGEETQLTNEKTLDDGPEYSPDGKYIFFNSARSGKMQLWRMDADGKNPVQMTDDKYNDWFPHVSPDKKWIVFISFPEDIDPADHPFYKHCLIRLIPYQGGEPRIIAYIYGGQGSINVPSWSPDSKKIAFVSNSD is encoded by the coding sequence ATGGCACAAAATAAAACAGGTATCTTCGATAACCACACCGATATTGGAGCCTGCAATCATCAGGGTTTTGCATCGTTCAATCCAAGCGATCAAACCTACACCATCGGCGGATCGGGATTTAATATGTGGTTTGGCGACGACCAGTTTCATTACCTGTGGACAACACTTCAGGGAGATTTTATTTTACGCGCCGAAGTAAAACTTTTGGGCGATGGCGTTGATCCGCACCGCAAAGTGGGTTGGATGGTTCGTAATAATCTCGACAGTAACTCGCCACATGCCAATGCAACCGTTCATGGCGACGGGCTTACATCGTTGCAATACCGCAAAACTACAGGCGCCGATACGGAAGAAGTAAAATCAGAAGATCAGGCGCCGGATGTTATTCAACTGGAAAGAAAAGGTTCTACTTATATTATGTCGACAGCTAAGTTTGGCGAGCCTTTTAAAGTGGTTCAGCTCGATAACCTGCCGCTGGATAACGAAGTTTATGTAGGCATTTATGTTTGTGCACATAATGCAGATGTTATGGAAAGTGCGGTTTATAGGAATGTACGTATCATCCGTCCCGAAAAAGAAGACTACGTTCCCTACCAGGATTACATTGGAAGCAATCTTGAGCTACTGGATATTGAAAGCGGTTTGCGCAAAGTGATACATTATTCGGCACATTCGATTCAGGCACCTAACTGGACACCTGATAATAAAAATCTGATCTACAATTCAAAAGGGCATTTATTCACCTACAAGCTGGCTAATGGCGAAATCAATCCGTTGAATACCGGTTTCGCTACAAACAACAACAACGACCATGTTTTAACTTTCGATGGAAGTTTGCTGGGGATTTCACATCACAGCGCCGATAACGAGGGAAATTCCACTATCTACTATTTGCCTGCCAAAGGCGATTCTACTCCGGTAAGGGTGACAAAAACAGGACTTGGCGCCTCGTATTTTCATGGTTGGTCGCCCGATAACAAAACGATGATATTTACCGGCGAGCGAAACGGGCAATTCGATATTTACAGTGTTGATGTTGCTACTGGGGAAGAAACACAACTGACTAACGAAAAAACACTTGATGATGGTCCGGAATACAGCCCCGATGGAAAGTACATCTTTTTCAACTCGGCCAGAAGCGGCAAAATGCAGTTGTGGAGAATGGATGCCGATGGTAAAAATCCGGTACAGATGACTGATGATAAATACAACGACTGGTTTCCACATGTAAGCCCGGATAAAAAATGGATCGTATTTATTTCATTTCCTGAAGATATTGATCCTGCTGATCATCCGTTTTATAAACATTGTCTTATTCGCCTAATTCCATACCAAGGTGGCGAACCACGAATTATAGCTTACATTTATGGTGGACAGGGATCGATAAATGTCCCAAGCTGGTCGCCCGACAGCAAGAAGATTGCTTTTGTTTCGAACAGCGATTAA
- a CDS encoding aspartyl protease family protein, translating to MRTKIPIDIIELESSNYHLILPSQFEGNETAYWVIDTGASKSVFDKNQADFILSEEEGTEDLHAANMSEEPLKTSLGILKPLFFGKLKVEAMKVALLDMDHINELYQKVTDYKICGLLGSDFLLKYNAVIDYKRRVLKLSD from the coding sequence ATGCGAACGAAAATACCTATCGACATTATAGAGCTGGAATCCTCGAACTATCATTTAATTCTTCCTTCGCAATTCGAAGGAAACGAAACCGCTTATTGGGTGATTGATACCGGGGCCTCAAAATCGGTATTTGATAAGAACCAGGCTGATTTTATTTTGTCGGAAGAGGAAGGTACCGAAGATCTTCATGCGGCAAACATGAGCGAAGAACCTTTAAAAACATCGCTGGGAATTTTAAAACCATTGTTTTTTGGAAAGCTGAAGGTCGAGGCGATGAAAGTTGCTTTACTTGATATGGATCACATTAACGAGCTGTACCAAAAAGTTACCGACTATAAAATCTGCGGTTTGCTGGGTAGCGATTTCCTGCTGAAGTATAATGCCGTTATCGATTATAAACGGCGGGTGCTTAAGTTGTCAGATTAA
- a CDS encoding malate dehydrogenase, whose amino-acid sequence MKVTVVGAGAVGASCAEYIAIKDFAEEIVLIDIKEGFAEGKAMDLMQTASLNGFDSTIVGTTNDYTKTAGSDVAVITSGIPRKPGMTREELIGINAGIVKDVAEKLIAESPNVIIIVVSNPMDTMAYLAHKATGLPKNRIIGMGGALDSARFKYRLAEALECAQSDISAMVIGGHSDTGMVPLIDKAVRNSVPVTEFLSEEKQAEVVEATKVGGATLTKLLGTSAWYAPGAAVSELVRAIALDSQKMFPCSALLEGEYGLSDISIGVPCIIGKNGIEKIVEIELSDAEKEKLTASAEGVSKVNALL is encoded by the coding sequence ATGAAAGTAACAGTAGTTGGAGCAGGTGCAGTAGGTGCAAGTTGTGCCGAGTATATCGCAATTAAAGATTTTGCAGAAGAAATAGTATTGATTGATATCAAAGAAGGTTTTGCTGAAGGTAAAGCAATGGATTTGATGCAAACTGCTTCGTTAAACGGTTTTGACTCAACTATCGTTGGTACCACTAACGATTATACAAAAACAGCTGGTAGCGATGTTGCAGTAATTACCAGTGGTATTCCACGTAAACCGGGAATGACTCGCGAAGAGTTGATCGGTATTAATGCCGGAATTGTAAAAGATGTTGCTGAAAAGTTGATCGCTGAGTCGCCAAACGTAATCATTATTGTGGTTAGTAACCCAATGGATACAATGGCTTACCTGGCACACAAAGCTACAGGTCTTCCCAAAAACCGTATTATTGGTATGGGTGGTGCATTAGATAGCGCACGTTTTAAATACAGATTGGCTGAAGCATTGGAATGTGCACAGTCAGACATCTCGGCTATGGTAATTGGTGGACACAGCGATACAGGTATGGTTCCGTTAATCGACAAAGCTGTTCGTAACAGTGTTCCTGTTACTGAATTTTTAAGTGAAGAAAAACAAGCTGAAGTTGTTGAAGCAACTAAAGTTGGTGGTGCTACTTTAACAAAATTGCTGGGAACCAGCGCATGGTATGCTCCTGGTGCTGCAGTATCAGAATTGGTTCGCGCCATTGCATTAGATTCTCAAAAAATGTTCCCATGTTCAGCACTTCTTGAAGGTGAGTATGGTTTAAGCGATATTTCAATCGGTGTTCCTTGTATCATCGGTAAAAACGGTATCGAGAAAATCGTTGAAATCGAACTTTCAGATGCTGAAAAGGAAAAACTTACTGCAAGTGCAGAAGGCGTTTCAAAAGTGAACGCTTTACTATAA